Proteins from one Mucilaginibacter jinjuensis genomic window:
- a CDS encoding DUF72 domain-containing protein, protein MPQLKTFYGGISGLQTPIPKRDFPPEFADKSRLTFYASLFNSIEINSSFYKIPVAKTLSKWAAEVSDNFKFTFKLWQGITHNKGLAFNPDDVFKFMEIIGAVGSKQGCLLVQFPPSITIAQHRQLQLLIDTIREANENQQWKIAVEFRHKSWYDEGIYELLSSYNAGMVIHDLPASASPLLTTADDFVYLRFHGPNGGYRGSYPDDVLAEYASYVKEWQEDKTVYTYFNNTMGASMNNLLLLKDFVEEQE, encoded by the coding sequence ATGCCTCAGCTAAAAACTTTTTATGGAGGCATTAGTGGGCTGCAAACCCCCATCCCTAAACGTGATTTCCCACCAGAATTTGCCGATAAAAGCCGGTTGACATTTTACGCTTCGCTGTTTAACAGTATTGAGATCAACAGCTCATTTTATAAAATACCGGTAGCCAAAACGCTGAGTAAATGGGCTGCCGAAGTATCGGATAATTTTAAATTCACCTTCAAACTATGGCAGGGCATTACCCACAACAAAGGGCTGGCCTTTAACCCCGATGATGTTTTTAAATTTATGGAGATCATCGGTGCTGTGGGTTCAAAGCAGGGGTGTTTGCTGGTTCAATTCCCACCAAGTATAACTATCGCGCAGCACAGGCAGTTGCAGTTATTGATAGATACGATTAGAGAAGCCAATGAAAATCAGCAGTGGAAAATTGCGGTAGAGTTTCGGCATAAATCATGGTATGACGAGGGGATTTATGAGCTGTTGAGTAGCTACAATGCAGGTATGGTAATACACGATCTGCCTGCCTCTGCTTCGCCTTTATTAACCACCGCTGATGATTTTGTATACCTCCGTTTCCACGGCCCCAACGGAGGTTATAGGGGCAGTTACCCAGACGATGTGCTTGCCGAATACGCCAGCTACGTTAAAGAATGGCAGGAGGATAAAACAGTTTATACTTATTTCAACAACACGATGGGCGCATCCATGAATAACCTGTTATTGTTAAAAGATTTTGTAGAAGAACAGGAATAA
- a CDS encoding DUF1810 domain-containing protein, whose product MHYNLKRFTEAQERDYELALAEIKNGRKQSHWIWYIFPQIKGLGSSDISKFYAINRIEEAEAYLKDPVLGNRLIEISQELLNLPDDNATDIFGTPDDLKLRSSMTLFASVPGSPEVFQNVLDKFFDGVKDDKTVQILSEI is encoded by the coding sequence ATGCATTATAATTTAAAACGCTTTACAGAGGCCCAGGAGAGAGATTACGAACTTGCCCTGGCTGAAATTAAAAACGGACGAAAGCAAAGCCATTGGATCTGGTATATCTTTCCGCAGATAAAGGGTTTGGGCTCCAGCGATATATCAAAGTTTTATGCCATTAACCGCATTGAAGAGGCTGAAGCTTATTTGAAAGATCCTGTATTGGGAAACAGACTGATAGAGATTAGCCAGGAGTTGCTGAACCTGCCCGATGATAATGCAACTGATATTTTTGGTACGCCCGATGATCTTAAACTAAGATCATCTATGACATTATTTGCCTCGGTGCCCGGTTCACCTGAAGTATTTCAAAATGTATTAGACAAATTTTTTGATGGTGTGAAGGACGATAAAACAGTTCAGATCTTGAGTGAGATATAA
- a CDS encoding SDR family oxidoreductase: METLKGKIALVTGGNSGIGYAAAKELKAQGAEVIITGRRKEAIDKAAAELGVTGMIADQGQVSAIEELAAQVKDQYGKIDILFINAGVLELTTIENATEAAFDNVIGVNFKGAYFTLSKLIPLLNDGASVVFLSSNTASTSGANSSIYSSSKAALNSIMKIAAVELAPRKIRVNSVSPGPIKTEIMNKVGFDEQQLKDVTEWMIGRIPLRQIGKAEDVGKMVAYFCGEAASFITGAEIIMDGGMSLKA, translated from the coding sequence ATGGAAACATTAAAAGGTAAAATAGCCCTGGTAACAGGCGGAAACAGTGGCATTGGCTATGCTGCTGCTAAAGAATTAAAAGCACAGGGTGCAGAGGTAATTATTACCGGCAGAAGAAAGGAAGCAATTGATAAAGCCGCTGCCGAACTTGGCGTAACGGGCATGATTGCCGATCAGGGACAGGTTTCAGCCATTGAAGAGCTGGCAGCGCAGGTTAAAGATCAATATGGTAAAATTGATATCCTGTTCATTAATGCCGGTGTGCTTGAATTGACTACCATTGAAAACGCAACCGAAGCGGCCTTTGATAACGTAATTGGCGTAAATTTTAAAGGCGCTTACTTTACGCTAAGCAAACTTATCCCGTTGTTGAATGATGGCGCTTCGGTAGTTTTTCTGTCCTCGAACACGGCAAGTACCAGCGGTGCAAATTCTTCGATCTACTCATCGAGCAAAGCGGCACTTAACAGTATCATGAAAATTGCTGCAGTAGAACTGGCTCCGCGCAAAATCCGGGTGAATAGCGTTAGCCCAGGGCCGATCAAAACGGAGATCATGAATAAGGTTGGGTTCGACGAACAGCAACTGAAAGATGTTACCGAATGGATGATTGGTAGAATACCATTGAGACAAATAGGTAAAGCCGAAGATGTGGGCAAAATGGTAGCCTATTTCTGCGGCGAAGCTGCCAGCTTTATTACCGGTGCCGAGATTATAATGGACGGGGGCATGAGCCTAAAGGCTTAA
- a CDS encoding winged helix-turn-helix transcriptional regulator translates to MEDDKRLELVKEVLANPRNQKEEVQALQDTIYVIGGKWKLPIINSICNGNRRFREIERSIPGITTRMLSRELKEMEANHLIVRTVTPTSPVMVEYTASDYCRSFGDIILEMIKWGKGHRERIKNS, encoded by the coding sequence ATGGAAGACGATAAAAGACTTGAGCTTGTAAAAGAAGTGCTTGCTAATCCACGCAATCAAAAAGAGGAAGTGCAGGCACTGCAAGACACCATTTATGTAATTGGCGGTAAATGGAAACTGCCTATTATTAACTCGATATGTAATGGCAATAGGCGTTTCAGGGAGATTGAACGCAGTATTCCCGGTATTACCACCAGGATGCTTTCGCGCGAGCTAAAAGAAATGGAAGCCAACCACCTCATTGTGCGCACGGTTACGCCAACAAGCCCGGTAATGGTTGAGTATACAGCGTCTGACTATTGCCGCTCGTTTGGCGATATTATCCTCGAAATGATTAAATGGGGGAAAGGCCATCGGGAGCGTATTAAAAACAGCTGA
- a CDS encoding BamA/TamA family outer membrane protein, with protein MYFIQKFLNPLRIVTTVFAILIIIGDKGYAQKEVVKPESIQPAAQIDIFDVLRKITKKPPKVVDTPKAGERNLSILPVIGYSPANGGIIGATASITKYLADPQTTRLTTALLNASVTSKEQVILSLRYDLYTPKNKWYISGDNRLLFFTQPTYGLGIYGLHSQPYSFSWNGISGTTKGDLSQPLKYNYLRLYETFLRKINDNHWYAGAGVMIDYNSKIQDESLKLDSPVHITSHYTYSKYYGFNTTSYGTNGISAQIMHDSRDNPVNPYKGYYFNAYYRVNPKFLGSSQSSSVLYYEYRTYVNVNKAIPQNLIAFWFWGINVISGHVPYLELPSITWDTYNRSGRGYIQGRFRGNNMFYAESEFRFRLTRNGLLGGVTFLDCTTASNPLPLTSQNLFNTIAPGGGFGLRIKMNKNDRTNITADYGIGHGFSGIYLNMREAF; from the coding sequence ATGTACTTCATTCAAAAGTTTCTTAATCCGTTGCGTATTGTTACAACGGTTTTTGCCATTCTGATTATAATTGGGGATAAAGGTTATGCGCAAAAGGAAGTTGTAAAACCCGAATCTATACAACCGGCTGCACAAATCGATATTTTTGATGTGCTCAGAAAAATAACCAAAAAGCCACCTAAAGTTGTAGATACTCCCAAAGCTGGCGAGCGGAACCTTTCTATTTTGCCCGTTATTGGTTATAGCCCTGCAAACGGAGGAATAATAGGGGCTACGGCAAGTATCACCAAATATTTGGCCGATCCGCAAACAACCCGGCTTACAACTGCCTTACTTAATGCTTCTGTCACCTCAAAAGAGCAGGTTATTTTATCACTGAGGTATGATCTTTATACCCCGAAAAACAAATGGTACATATCGGGCGATAACCGCTTATTGTTTTTTACGCAGCCCACTTACGGCCTGGGTATCTACGGCCTGCACAGCCAACCTTACAGTTTTAGCTGGAATGGAATTAGCGGTACCACCAAAGGTGATTTGTCGCAACCATTGAAATATAATTACCTGCGCTTGTATGAAACTTTTTTGCGGAAGATCAATGATAATCACTGGTATGCCGGTGCGGGTGTAATGATAGATTATAATTCTAAAATACAGGATGAATCGTTAAAATTAGATTCGCCCGTACACATAACTTCGCACTATACCTACTCAAAATATTATGGCTTTAATACAACCAGCTACGGCACCAATGGCATCTCGGCCCAAATTATGCACGATAGTCGCGACAACCCGGTAAACCCCTATAAAGGTTATTACTTTAACGCTTACTACCGGGTAAATCCCAAATTTCTGGGCAGCTCGCAAAGCAGTTCTGTGCTTTATTACGAGTACCGCACTTATGTTAATGTAAACAAAGCTATCCCTCAAAACCTTATTGCATTTTGGTTTTGGGGTATCAATGTAATATCGGGCCATGTGCCTTATTTAGAACTGCCATCCATTACCTGGGATACCTATAACCGGTCGGGCAGGGGGTATATCCAGGGCAGGTTCAGGGGAAATAATATGTTTTATGCCGAATCCGAATTTCGTTTCCGGCTTACCCGCAATGGCCTGCTAGGAGGCGTTACCTTTTTAGATTGTACCACGGCCAGTAACCCGCTGCCGCTCACCAGTCAAAACCTGTTTAACACCATAGCACCCGGCGGCGGCTTTGGGCTCCGCATTAAAATGAATAAAAACGACCGAACCAATATCACTGCCGATTACGGTATAGGGCATGGTTTCTCTGGCATTTATCTAAACATGCGGGAAGCGTTTTAA
- a CDS encoding ABC transporter permease: MLKSYFKTALRFLLKNKTFSFINIFGLAVGTLCCLYILLYVQQQYSYDKQHTNAKNIYRITASMVLTGDKHSFASVSPPVAAALKSDFPEVKSYTRVLKTDNLGAKEHLLRYQEQSFYEKGAFYVDSTFFDLFSYHFVEGKAPHALDEPYSIVLLKPIADKLFGHESALGKVININDQWVKHDFKVTGVVDESLGKSHIEGNMFISMKSGETGTSLANDGEWAGNNYTYSYIELKPGADAKALEKKLPAFLNKYAGQKLKNLGIQKVMNLEPVTTIHTTSGYDAEPSKTADPSFLLILVLIAVMIQVIACINFMNLSTARASKRAKEVGVRKVIGAGKFDLIQQFLGESFLLAFIGVIIALPLLWAVLPYLNSITHTDIRLTFFSDYRLWLMLASLVIVTGFVAGSYPAFYLSAFEAVKVIKGNFSSKISAAGIRRSLVVFQFVLSIVLISGIVIIYSQLNYIKAKDLGFDQSQKLVFNFYTSDAQNRMAALASDLRQLSGVKAVSSADNYLSQFIMHDHGVYPEGGNMETAIDAQNITCDQYFVKANGIKLLSGRDLMQGDSGKVLINQTLAKRLNLTEQTAIGARLYSHYAPNPAWYVTVAGVMKDFNYNSLHNDVRPFMLIYDTHAWSFNSMVVATNSKNYKALLSQISAVWHKNLPLVPFEYSFLDSEVQKQYETEIVLSQIINSFTLIAILISCLGLFGLAAFSAEQRRKEIGVRKVLGSSVSGIVKLLSVDFVKLVVISFIIATPIAWYGMNKWLQAFAYRVTLSWWMFALAGMMALFIALFTVSFQAIKAALLNPVKSLRSE, from the coding sequence ATGTTAAAAAGCTACTTTAAAACCGCGCTTCGTTTTTTATTAAAGAATAAAACGTTCAGCTTCATTAATATTTTTGGTTTGGCCGTTGGTACGCTTTGCTGTTTATACATATTGCTATATGTACAGCAGCAATATAGCTACGATAAGCAGCATACAAACGCGAAAAATATTTATCGCATTACCGCCTCAATGGTGCTTACCGGCGATAAACATAGCTTTGCTTCGGTTTCGCCGCCTGTTGCTGCTGCATTAAAAAGTGATTTCCCCGAGGTTAAAAGCTACACGCGCGTATTAAAAACAGATAATTTAGGTGCTAAAGAGCATTTGCTCCGTTACCAGGAACAATCATTTTATGAGAAAGGGGCGTTTTATGTCGACTCTACCTTTTTCGATCTGTTCAGCTACCACTTTGTAGAAGGCAAGGCACCTCATGCGTTAGATGAGCCTTATTCTATCGTATTACTAAAACCAATAGCCGATAAACTTTTCGGACACGAAAGTGCATTAGGCAAGGTGATCAACATTAACGATCAATGGGTTAAGCACGATTTTAAAGTTACCGGTGTAGTAGACGAAAGCCTGGGAAAATCGCATATCGAGGGTAATATGTTTATCTCCATGAAAAGCGGCGAAACCGGTACCTCACTGGCTAATGACGGCGAATGGGCAGGCAATAATTATACATACTCCTACATAGAACTTAAACCGGGCGCTGATGCTAAAGCTTTAGAGAAAAAACTACCCGCATTTCTGAATAAATATGCAGGCCAAAAGTTAAAAAACCTGGGTATTCAGAAAGTAATGAACCTGGAACCGGTTACCACAATCCACACCACATCTGGGTATGATGCAGAGCCCAGTAAAACTGCCGATCCATCATTCCTGTTAATATTGGTATTAATTGCCGTAATGATCCAGGTGATAGCCTGTATTAATTTCATGAACCTGTCAACCGCGCGCGCATCAAAACGGGCTAAAGAGGTTGGCGTGCGCAAAGTGATTGGCGCAGGCAAATTCGATTTAATTCAACAGTTTTTGGGCGAATCATTTTTACTCGCTTTTATAGGCGTGATTATTGCTTTGCCTTTATTATGGGCTGTATTACCTTATTTAAACAGCATCACACATACCGATATCCGCTTAACTTTCTTCAGCGATTACCGTTTATGGCTTATGCTGGCATCGTTGGTTATTGTTACCGGCTTTGTGGCAGGTAGTTACCCCGCATTTTACTTATCGGCGTTTGAGGCTGTAAAAGTAATTAAAGGCAACTTTAGTAGTAAGATATCAGCGGCGGGTATCCGCCGTTCACTGGTGGTGTTTCAGTTTGTTTTGTCTATCGTTTTAATAAGCGGCATCGTTATTATTTATAGTCAGCTGAACTATATTAAAGCAAAGGATCTAGGGTTCGATCAAAGTCAGAAGCTGGTTTTTAATTTCTATACCAGCGATGCACAAAACAGGATGGCCGCCTTAGCCAGTGACTTGCGGCAATTATCAGGTGTTAAGGCTGTTAGCAGTGCTGATAACTACCTGAGCCAGTTTATTATGCACGATCATGGCGTTTACCCCGAAGGCGGCAATATGGAGACGGCTATCGACGCCCAAAATATAACATGCGACCAATATTTTGTAAAAGCAAACGGCATTAAATTGCTGAGCGGCCGCGATTTGATGCAGGGCGATTCGGGCAAGGTGCTTATTAACCAAACATTAGCCAAAAGGCTTAACCTTACCGAGCAAACAGCTATTGGCGCAAGGTTGTATTCGCATTATGCGCCTAACCCGGCATGGTACGTTACCGTTGCCGGGGTGATGAAAGATTTTAACTATAATTCGTTGCATAATGATGTACGCCCGTTTATGCTGATTTACGATACGCATGCATGGTCTTTTAACAGCATGGTGGTGGCAACGAACAGTAAAAACTATAAAGCATTATTAAGCCAGATAAGTGCGGTATGGCATAAAAACTTGCCATTGGTGCCTTTCGAATATTCGTTTCTGGATAGCGAGGTACAAAAGCAATACGAAACAGAGATTGTACTCTCGCAGATCATCAATTCATTTACTTTGATAGCCATCCTGATCTCCTGCCTGGGTTTATTCGGGCTGGCGGCCTTTAGTGCCGAGCAACGCCGGAAAGAGATAGGCGTGCGCAAAGTGCTGGGCTCAAGCGTATCGGGGATTGTGAAGTTATTATCGGTTGATTTTGTGAAACTGGTTGTTATCTCATTCATTATAGCCACACCAATTGCCTGGTATGGCATGAACAAATGGCTGCAGGCCTTTGCCTACCGCGTAACACTTAGTTGGTGGATGTTTGCCTTAGCCGGAATGATGGCATTGTTTATAGCGCTTTTTACAGTGAGCTTCCAAGCCATCAAAGCGGCTTTGCTAAACCCGGTGAAGAGCTTAAGAAGTGAGTAA
- a CDS encoding J domain-containing protein — MKDLYYILGTDSNCSPDAISEAYRKLAKRFEPAYGEEDDFLESHFREISEAYEILSDPARRKLYDASQRKIHKKQVANFKTRYLNMALTGSLILFTGVFGFYVVRSLNINHTQQVAEPVKVATVASIAPHVIKHHKKKTHNKIAEPVAVSDKPVAAKKDTIKAEAVVAIKPAPITVAAVKSTLAPVKVVQVPVVTKQPGAPVDSSYTTYLKPNLSGSIYLHQMADYMSAVVTVLPHNSLVKVLQKGPSFYKIAYNNQVGYLPRWMVVNP; from the coding sequence ATGAAAGATCTGTACTACATTTTGGGAACGGATAGCAATTGCAGTCCGGATGCGATAAGCGAGGCCTATCGTAAACTGGCTAAAAGATTTGAGCCTGCTTATGGTGAAGAAGATGATTTTCTGGAAAGCCATTTCAGGGAAATCAGCGAAGCTTATGAAATACTGAGCGACCCGGCCCGGCGCAAATTATATGATGCCTCGCAACGGAAGATTCATAAAAAACAGGTAGCCAATTTTAAAACCAGGTATCTCAATATGGCCTTAACAGGCTCTTTGATATTGTTTACAGGGGTATTTGGGTTTTATGTAGTGCGATCGCTTAATATTAATCACACACAACAAGTTGCCGAACCTGTTAAAGTTGCCACTGTCGCGTCTATCGCGCCTCACGTCATCAAACATCATAAAAAGAAAACCCACAATAAAATTGCAGAACCTGTTGCCGTCTCCGATAAACCTGTGGCGGCAAAGAAAGATACAATTAAAGCAGAAGCTGTAGTAGCAATTAAGCCAGCACCGATTACAGTAGCGGCAGTTAAGTCAACTCTCGCCCCGGTTAAGGTTGTACAAGTACCGGTTGTTACCAAACAACCTGGTGCTCCGGTCGATTCATCATATACCACTTATCTAAAACCCAATTTATCCGGCTCCATTTACCTGCACCAGATGGCCGATTATATGTCGGCTGTGGTAACTGTATTGCCACATAATTCATTGGTTAAGGTATTGCAAAAAGGGCCGAGCTTTTATAAAATAGCATACAACAACCAGGTGGGCTATTTACCACGATGGATGGTGGTAAACCCTTAA
- a CDS encoding cupin domain-containing protein yields the protein MIKSIVNAEHYFWGNQCEGWHLLKTDTLSVIEEKLPVGTAEQYHFHYKAQQVFYILKGQATFNIEGRDVLVNAGESIHIPALTKHGISNQNSEELSILVISEPKAHGDRENI from the coding sequence ATGATTAAATCAATCGTCAATGCCGAACACTATTTCTGGGGAAACCAATGCGAGGGCTGGCACCTGCTAAAAACTGATACGTTAAGTGTTATTGAAGAAAAATTGCCGGTTGGGACAGCCGAGCAATACCACTTTCACTATAAAGCCCAGCAGGTGTTTTATATCTTGAAAGGACAGGCGACTTTTAATATTGAAGGCAGGGATGTGCTGGTTAATGCGGGCGAAAGTATCCATATCCCGGCTTTAACTAAACATGGCATCAGTAACCAAAATTCGGAAGAACTCAGTATACTTGTTATCTCGGAACCCAAAGCACATGGCGACCGTGAAAATATTTAA
- a CDS encoding pyrimidine/purine nucleoside phosphorylase, with product MSNPTDTVSHNTYFDGKVQSLGLQTTDGKATVGVMKAGSYEFGTSSPEKMIIVAGTAKVSLDGETWNTYGPQGIFDVQANVKFQISCEADLAYICYYE from the coding sequence ATGAGCAATCCGACCGATACTGTATCGCATAATACCTATTTCGATGGCAAAGTACAAAGCCTTGGCCTGCAAACCACAGATGGTAAAGCAACAGTAGGTGTTATGAAAGCCGGAAGTTATGAGTTCGGTACCTCAAGCCCCGAAAAAATGATTATCGTAGCCGGTACTGCAAAAGTGAGCCTTGATGGTGAAACCTGGAATACTTATGGCCCGCAGGGAATTTTTGATGTACAGGCGAATGTTAAGTTTCAAATAAGCTGTGAGGCGGATTTGGCTTATATCTGTTATTACGAATAA
- a CDS encoding PLP-dependent aminotransferase family protein — protein MKEPAYLGLANKIAAMIDTGVYKAEDKLPSLRSLHKENGLSIGTVLQAFNHLIDKGLITSQEKSGYFVNHRSSKKLPLPQALPVSFSERTVHIDQLLQNLRRDSTSRNFVSFANAMPDNRLLPFNSIKRAIQNTSRDITGSYLTLEDRKGNLQLREEIAKRSFFWKGSVHADELVITNGAMEAIICCLKTVTQPGDTVLVQDPCYYGVMQALECLDLKVATIPSHPETGINVEDLKHACNKLHIKACLLVSNFNNPDGACLSTEQKKQIAAFANKQQMPVIEDDLYGELFFKGSRPDTIKAYDENGWVMYCSSFTKSLVPGFRIGWCAPGRFVHQVARTKSMHNGSTSNLGQQVVQQLLEQGTYDRHLQKFRLELNKNLIRSTNLIEQHFPDGTKISRPNGSLVLWVELPVCLNTTQLQDAAFQQDVAYAPGELFSSDGNYQNYLRISFGNLWEPKIEKALIKLGEFFTDAYKKAQPSVA, from the coding sequence ATGAAAGAACCTGCTTACCTGGGCCTGGCCAATAAAATAGCTGCAATGATTGATACAGGCGTTTACAAAGCGGAAGATAAACTGCCCTCGCTGCGTAGCCTGCATAAAGAAAACGGCTTAAGCATAGGCACGGTATTACAGGCTTTCAACCACCTGATAGATAAAGGGCTGATTACTTCGCAGGAAAAATCCGGTTATTTTGTGAATCATCGCTCGAGCAAAAAGCTCCCGCTGCCGCAGGCCTTACCGGTTTCGTTTTCGGAAAGAACAGTGCATATCGATCAACTTTTACAAAATCTAAGGAGAGATAGCACTTCAAGAAACTTTGTATCGTTTGCCAATGCCATGCCCGATAACCGGCTGTTACCATTCAATAGCATTAAGAGGGCTATTCAGAATACATCGAGAGATATTACCGGCAGTTACTTAACACTTGAAGACCGCAAAGGGAACCTGCAATTACGTGAAGAAATTGCCAAAAGGTCATTCTTCTGGAAAGGATCTGTACATGCCGATGAACTGGTGATTACCAATGGCGCGATGGAGGCCATCATTTGCTGCCTTAAAACAGTAACGCAACCCGGTGATACTGTATTGGTACAAGATCCATGCTATTACGGAGTTATGCAGGCCCTCGAATGCCTGGACCTGAAAGTTGCCACTATTCCCTCCCATCCGGAGACTGGTATTAATGTAGAAGATTTAAAGCATGCCTGCAATAAGCTCCATATCAAAGCCTGTTTACTGGTGAGCAATTTTAATAACCCCGATGGCGCTTGTTTAAGCACTGAGCAAAAAAAGCAGATCGCAGCCTTTGCCAACAAACAGCAAATGCCCGTTATTGAAGACGACCTGTATGGCGAACTCTTTTTTAAAGGCAGCCGACCCGATACCATTAAAGCTTATGACGAAAATGGTTGGGTGATGTATTGCAGCTCGTTCACCAAATCATTGGTGCCGGGCTTTCGTATTGGCTGGTGTGCGCCGGGGCGTTTTGTGCACCAGGTAGCGCGTACAAAATCCATGCATAATGGTTCGACTTCAAATTTGGGGCAACAGGTGGTGCAGCAGTTGCTGGAACAGGGCACTTATGACCGCCACCTTCAAAAGTTCAGGCTGGAGTTGAATAAGAACCTTATCCGCTCCACCAATTTAATTGAACAGCACTTCCCCGATGGTACCAAGATAAGCCGGCCGAATGGCAGTTTGGTGTTATGGGTTGAACTGCCCGTTTGCCTGAACACTACACAATTGCAGGACGCCGCATTTCAACAAGACGTTGCTTACGCTCCCGGCGAATTATTCTCTAGCGATGGCAACTACCAAAATTACCTGCGCATCAGTTTCGGCAACCTGTGGGAACCCAAGATTGAGAAAGCATTGATTAAGCTGGGCGAATTTTTTACTGATGCTTATAAAAAAGCCCAACCATCTGTAGCTTAA
- a CDS encoding S1 family peptidase, whose product MLVLLAFSSHSQTGIVKKNASQKIVRIISGDRYSTGFLWKKGNWIVATLHSIGDPDKVIVKYNNNAFKKAVIRKVLKSADLVLLETGENIAPYFFDNHDVPTPGIDTRLFTVGYYLDNQNYQDVDFEVGLLQANSGNTNILKDLLPPAVERSVEKLDFPSTNTQILFLKGHLLHGFSGAPVIDLNGNLLGIADGGLENGAANISWCIKKHYLNQLESSSESFPSGSSSATKILFAADYRNDDGIRISLGDFVFRKIKTSTFNELNTTAQYSNEEKTGLGAMYQYMSQFSSKINSMKFDIYSEIKSGYTILVPAGYNLQQKDGRLETTNNQYGFKMIYQISKINTENLNQSFLSNQKFLMPEFEGGSGPVWYFNPQASYAKPIFTINNRVQRMVYNSTKGPIIVQTIADKQSDATSTYFTASSAYSSYTLTLQNTDAERDIWTVFMLSSYLTTFSN is encoded by the coding sequence ATGTTAGTTTTGCTTGCATTTAGTTCGCATTCACAAACTGGTATTGTCAAAAAAAATGCGTCACAAAAAATTGTTCGCATTATTTCCGGTGATCGTTATTCTACCGGCTTTTTATGGAAAAAAGGCAATTGGATAGTAGCAACATTACATTCAATTGGCGATCCTGACAAAGTGATTGTAAAATATAACAACAACGCCTTTAAGAAAGCTGTCATTCGTAAGGTATTAAAATCGGCGGATTTAGTTCTGCTGGAAACAGGGGAAAATATTGCGCCCTACTTTTTTGACAATCACGATGTGCCCACACCAGGAATAGATACCCGCTTATTTACAGTAGGATACTATTTAGACAATCAAAACTATCAAGATGTAGACTTTGAAGTTGGATTGCTACAGGCAAACTCTGGTAATACTAACATTTTAAAAGACCTGCTGCCACCCGCGGTGGAAAGGTCAGTAGAAAAACTGGACTTTCCCAGTACAAATACTCAAATTCTTTTCTTAAAGGGACATTTATTGCATGGCTTTTCAGGGGCTCCAGTTATAGATCTGAACGGAAATTTATTAGGAATCGCTGACGGCGGCTTAGAAAACGGGGCTGCCAATATTAGCTGGTGTATAAAAAAACATTATTTAAATCAACTCGAGTCATCATCAGAATCTTTTCCATCCGGTTCATCTTCGGCAACTAAAATACTTTTTGCGGCTGATTATAGAAATGATGATGGCATAAGGATCTCTTTAGGAGACTTTGTATTCCGTAAAATTAAAACCAGCACCTTTAACGAGCTTAATACAACTGCGCAGTATAGCAATGAGGAAAAAACAGGCTTAGGTGCTATGTATCAATACATGAGCCAATTTTCTTCCAAAATCAACAGCATGAAATTTGATATATATTCAGAAATAAAAAGCGGATATACAATCCTTGTTCCGGCAGGTTATAATTTACAACAAAAAGACGGGCGCTTAGAAACCACCAACAACCAATACGGATTTAAGATGATCTATCAGATTAGCAAGATTAATACAGAAAACTTAAATCAGAGTTTTTTATCAAATCAAAAGTTTTTGATGCCAGAATTCGAAGGTGGCAGTGGCCCTGTATGGTATTTTAATCCACAAGCATCTTATGCCAAGCCAATCTTTACAATTAATAACAGGGTTCAAAGAATGGTTTATAACAGTACCAAAGGGCCTATAATTGTTCAAACAATCGCAGATAAACAATCTGATGCTACATCAACTTATTTTACTGCATCATCGGCCTATAGTTCGTATACGCTTACGCTTCAAAATACTGATGCCGAAAGGGATATATGGACAGTGTTTATGCTATCTTCCTATTTAACTACTTTTTCTAATTAG